The Syngnathus acus chromosome 11, fSynAcu1.2, whole genome shotgun sequence genome includes the window CGCCCCCCCCTCAGCATGCGTTCCTGTCCCCTGTCAGGATGATGGAAATCTTTCAAGTGAAGctacacaaacaaatgcaagacaATGGCCTTCAGGCCCACTTTCGCTAATCTTGCGTTTATGCAAGAAAAATCAGATAAGCTACGGGCGTATAAATTAGACTGACCTAAATCCTGTGTGctgaaatgtttatttgtcaGCATTGTATGGACACAGCATGAAGGGGACCAAACATCTGGCGTCTGCAACTTCTACAAGTCAGCAATCAACAACATGACCACATTAGGATCTTCAAATGAGATTTGAATGCAAGTGattcatttctacatttgttttgcttccccACTTCTTTCACCTCCTGTGCTACATTAGATTGTTTTCAgggctgtttgttttgttatcaTGTCTACCTCCCCCAGTTTCCTCTCCAGGGATGGCGCGATCTTGCCGTTTCTGTTTGGAACGTGAAACTTCTCCGGCATGATCCCATTTTCCTCCTCTGCCGTCCGGACTTTCCCGCTACAGACGGCTCGGCGGCCTTGACCCGCCGCGCTATTAGCAAAGGATGGTTGACCTCctgcacactttttttttttgtgaggtgACGTGTGCGCATTAGGCAATAACGGGCAGGCTGAGAAGCCATTAAGGCACAGGATGAGCGATTGTTTACTCTTGTAAACAGGCCTTTGAACGGCCCCTCGTTAAAGCTCATAGGACTTATCGGCCTTGAGGGGCTCCGAGAGTCGAGAGGGGAAGACTGAGCCGACGCCCGTGTGAAAATCGGCGGGATGCCATCCAGCTGGATGGCGGACACGCACAACTGCGGgttaaaaaagcaaacacttctaaagacttgtttttttgagggagggagggaggtagggtgggacagacagacggacggacagacagaccgCCAGGTTGGCCAAGACAAAGACAGACCAATGATTGGAGGCCGACGGATAGATTGACCATCTGCAGACCAACCAACCCATGGACAGACAAAACCCTTCCGATTGACAGAGCAACCAACAGACAGgccgactgactgactgaccacTGGCACcccccctgaaaaaaaatctctataAAATGACAAGGTAGTAGGAAACGAGCCAATAAATTCCAAATCCAGTCAATCCCTTTGATCCCGGCGTAACATCTCAGGATTAATTGGAGATGGCAAAGAATTTTGACACAAGGTAAGTCTGGATTTGACCCGCTTGAGCAATTAATAATCACATGATGCCCTGCCGCGAGGGAAGGGATGTTAGTGACCCTCCTTTTGTCCCGCCCGACACGCATTCCTTGAACCCCAAGCCTCCTGTCGAGCTATAGCCGAGCCTGGCTGCTTATACAAGGAAGCAAGAAAAGCGGCCTGGACAATGGCTAAAGAATTCCCACGAGCTGCTGACACTTGGACGTTATTAAAGCGGATGAAAAATGACTTGTTGAACTCCTGAAAATTGACAAGAGACTCACTAAGTTCACCCCCACGTTCTTAGCCAACGTGTTGGTTACATAACCgtgaatataaaagaaaaaaaaaaggaaaaaaaaaaaaggcattcaaGGAGAAATTTGTGGTTGGAGGGAGCCCGTGAAGACAAAACAGACAGGTTTGCAACAGTGATGATGGAATGCCGTTGTTCCTTACTCTCGTCAAGGATTGCGCAGATGTGCGCCATAGACACATCAGTCCGGCATGACCAAAGGACTGACAAACACATGCGCCTCGGGACAGACAAACTGACCAATGCTCTGACTGACTAATGAACAAAGAGAACTTTGGCCAccttgtgccccccccccccagccatTTGTACTGTAATCCCTGCAGGTCGGTCATGTTTTACGGAGGTCAGCGTTTGACGACCGCCGGGATCCCACGCATCGACGTCCGCCTCGCTGCCTCCATTCATAGGGGCGGCGGGGGGCAAAATCCTTTTTACAAACAGCATACCGAACACTTAAATGCAACACAAGCCCGGTCAGCATTTACGGCAGAACGAGAGCGAGGGGCTGGATGCGGACAGAAAGGGGCCGAGTTGGCGCATATTGACCAAATTTGTGATCTACAGCATATAAATCAAGATGAAGAAAGGAACATGTGTCCAAACTTGGCTGACTTTTGTTtgccaaaatgaatgaattggcTTTGGCCGACCTCTAGTGGTGACAACAGGAAGCTCATTCAAACCCCTCTCGTCAAGGAGGCATTCAGCTAGCTAACGATGCAATTGGAGGATTTTGTTATGACCTGAAcataacatttgtattttatctGCCGGATGACAAATCATATGTTCTTTCACTAGATAACTGATCgctgatgaaaaaaagagaaatattcATCAACTTCCAAGGGTAAGTTGATGAATGTACATTTTGATACATACAAACATCATTTATATCACctgaataaacaaaaataatttctttcaGACAAGTTATTCAATTATAGAAATACATGGATTCAACATTAGTAATAATCTAGGCCCCATCCCTGCCttgttacatttatttttgttctttttttaacatgcaaacaacatgtttttgtttaatttaaaaaaaaaatctatttaacACACCAGATGGCCAAACAGGCAAAGCTGCTTGCTGCTTTCCATTGACAAATGTCACGATTCTTATTCTTCTACAAAGTCATGCAAGACTCAGTTGACATCAAAAGTTACAATTGGAAGGAAACCACACAGAAGAGCAAAACAGGTCGCCGGAGCACTTTTACATACAACTGACGACAGGTTAAGGCAACGGAATCAAATTCCCGCGACTGGTTGTTTTTCATGTTCCACTTAaagctgattaaaaaaaaataataataaataagtggGAgcgagcatttttttttttgttttagaccACATCAGCAGCTACAATCGCTCATTTGTTGTTATCAGCATGACGAAGGGTGACAAGAGTGGAACAAACGGAGATAATCAATTTCTTACGTCACCACTTGATGGCGCTTAATGAGCATTTGCGCTCATTTAGATTACAGTCGACTTGAAAGATTCAGcgatttaaaatgtctttttacaGTGACTTCATTTATTTCGCATTGCAATCCCCTAGTGGCTGTTTCATAAAGGcaattgtcattttcaattcatatttttctaGTTCGgttaaaacatttcaacactACGCTAACGCATCGAAGTGCTTGATTAAATCTTAATTGTTGATTTTCAATCAAGGTGCCAAATTGTTGGCCCCGTGctgttctttttgtttatttaaattcCAATGTTAAATTGCAttgaatttatatttttccacattaaAGTATCCTGCTGTGGCTTTAATTTGATCCGAAATTGTTAATTGTTTAAATTGCAACTGTAAATGGATTTGTTCGAACAGCAGGAAAGTCAATCAATAaaagtgtaaacaaacaagtgcAAAAGAATGGAACCTCAATGATAAAAGTCCAGTGGGCAGCAAAATTAGTGCAAATAAGACTCAAGTCCAGAGGATCTCCTCCTCGCCACATTACATCACATTACGTCAGTCATCTTTGTCTTATTATATTAGCAAGAATTGGATTAAAACCGTATTGAGAAGGAAGCTGCTCATTATTGCATATTGACAAATTCCACAATCGTTTGCATACAAAGGTTGGAAAAAGAGTCGTCAGGTGACTTTTAGGTTTCCCGTCTGacctttttcttgtctttgtttgctgttgccgCCGCTGCCTTTTGCTCGGGTCCCTCTACCAAACACAAAACTAATTTGAACAAACTCATTTGCTCATGTTTGATTTTGCAAGAAGAATTCAGACTTACTCCAAGATGATATGATCGGCTTTTTGGAGGTAGCGATGGAAAGATCTTCAGGTTTGGGTGCCATGATTACCGCCTAATATCGGTCAATCACAACACTTTCAATGAAAGACATTTTCTGCAAGACTGCAATTCATTAAAGAGACAGTAAGACATTTCATAACCACGTCAGTACCACATTTGCAATTTTGCCAAAGCACGCATACGTGTTAATATTTTGTCACATGATCTGGCGTGCCGACATTATAAGCAAAACAAGTCTTGCCTGAGCCGCTTCTTCGCTCgtcttctttttcctcttcttcttgggCTTTCCGGCACCCCCTGCCGGATCCTCGCTCTCCTTCTCGCCTGCCGACGCCTACGACAACACCCGTGTACATCTTAAAGCTTATGTATCACGTTTATAAATTCTTCCGTTTTAAGTTTTACTCATTCCGTTGTGGTTTATATAAAGTGGAACGAATTGAATTGTCTGAATTCCTCGTTTTGATAGCATCACAggtccttcttttctccttgttCTGAGGTGCAGCTCAGAGCAAGCGGTTTTGGTGCGGCCtctttaaatacaaatgatacTTCACACGCCACTCCCTCCAGGCCGCAAGATGTGCACCTCCTTTTCCAGTCgacatatttgtagtttttaagCCGAGGTAGCATTTACTTGCGCCgcaaactttttgattgattaaaagatgTCAACCGCAGAAGACTTGTCCATACATACATTAcatgtaacaaaataaatcccctcacAATATCTATGAACACGTCTTAAACAAGCACTGCAATCAAGCTAACCAGTAAGCTAATACTAGCGTTAGCGAGAAgctaacaaatgcatttaacacattattgTGTTACCCAAGAATAATACAGCACCTTCAATGCAATTCACCTGATAAAACaactcaaaatacacccacaagaagtgaaaacataGAGCGCACAGCTCtaaaatcagcagaaagactgacgctaatgctatgaaaacGAGTGCATCAGAGACAGGCAATAATATGAAagtgaaatattatttttgtgttatttttgtatCTCAAGCTTGCCGCTTAAACCTTCTCTATATCTCTTAATCCTTCTCTATACTAACAAAAGATTTCTGAAACACTCATCCTTGAACAAGCAGGACTTTTCCCACCGATATGGGAACACTGCttgaaaaatttaatttgaccAGGCACTTATTTGAGGTTCTGATGCTGGGGGACGGTGCAAGGAGTTGTGTGGATTGATGCATCTAACAAGGGAATATTATGATCTCTCCACTTCGGCttccttgagttgtttggactacaaaagtcTCTCCGAGTAATAAAGATGGCGGATTTTCAAAGCCGTTTGTCCACACCCATCATCTTCTTTGGTAGTCCCACCTAAACGGATGTGAtgtaatagataaaaatacgtaatagaaaaaagagaaaactgAACGAAGTAAAAAATAGCCCCCGAACAGATCATAAAAGTatctctgcagcacctggagggataGATTACAAAgtacacaataaaatgaatataaaagcaaaagaagTGGATTTTCCATGATACGTCTGTGCATAATAGATGGCTGGATGGACGTCTcaaaggcaaaatgacattgtGGCATCGTGAGGAATTTGAAAGTCAGACCTTGTTGGCAGGAGTCCGCTCCCTCGCCACAGGGGGCTCCTCATAATTGCCCCAGTGCTCGACGGGGGCGTTCCAGTCGGTGCCGGCGTCCTCGCCCTCTGCGGCAAAGACGCGTTTACTTGGCATTAGCGTGGGGGCTGCACCGAAAGACTGTATTTGAGAAGCACTTTTATCTACAGATTACACATTAGGTGAAGGCGTGATAGGTCAATTTTGCTCTGGTTTGCAGCGTGTGAAAAGGACAGATTGACCACACTCACTCATTCCCGCCCATTCGTCATCGGCGTGATGCATCAATTGCGGCTCCATGCACTTAGACAGTGGCTCTGGAGACAAGACAGACGCAACAGGAGGGATGGCGCTACGGCCTTGAGACGAGACGTGCGACGAGGTGTCAGTCATCTGTCCTACCTGCGGCCGCGTTCAGTCGTAGCACGGACAAAGACGCTGGGTCCAGATCCGATTTCATGTTGGCGCCTTGTGACTCCTGGGCCCAGGACCGGGGTTCGGTTCGGGTGCAGTAGGGGGCACCCCACTTGCTCGTCTCGGTGAAGCCCGTTTGGGTTGGTGGGACCTTGGCGGAAAAGTCAGTCCGGCTTCCGCCGTTGACACCGTTGCCTCCTTTGGCGGCTGATTTGGAGTTTTGAAACTCTGAAACAAAGAGCTCTAAAAATGGGCTTCCATGCCACCTCAAAGTGTACAAGCATTGATGTCCCTCGGCTTGGGCATACCATTAGCTgctctgtttttcttcttcttcacattGCTGGTGGAGTCCACATGGCCTTTGGCAGGGTGCGTCACCTCTGAGCCACTCAAGGGCTCTGCACCCTTTTCCTTTcgccgctgctgcttcttctcgCGGTTACTCACTTTGGTCTCCCACGCGCCTGGCAGCGAACAAATGGTCTCAGACCATATCTTTGCAACATGTGTACGCTTCTATTTCACAATGTCGGTGGCCATTACCTTCGTCAGTTTCTTTCCCGTCGTGCGCAATCACTTGCTGCGCCAGTTTTACACTCGTCTTCCTTTTCTTCTGGTCTTTTTTCACTTGTGCGGGCAGCTGCGCATTGGGCGCCTGCAGGCAagtacacaaacaaaagcatcatCATATTTTTTAGCTAAAAGAGGCGATGGTaaaggtaccgtatttttcggactataaatcgtggtttttttcataatttggagggggggcgatttatactcaggagcaatttatatgtgaattttttcacaaatttttacttgatcattaacactttacttactagtatagttgatcacttcacatgttattttcactttaaagtgcataaGGGCGCACTATGGCGGTGGAATAATTGAACTGAATAACTGAAAATGAGTTCTATTTACTGACTTCCGAAGTTgggagatttaatgatttggagtgacgcagatt containing:
- the LOC119130214 gene encoding protein LYRIC-like isoform X6, encoding MVKLEETKKRHSKKGGEKKLQPNGQPAAAAVLVQQEVKAPRLHPDVLRKLHLPSIKTRKAPNAQLPAQVKKDQKKRKTSVKLAQQVIAHDGKETDEGAWETKVSNREKKQQRRKEKGAEPLSGSEVTHPAKGHVDSTSNVKKKKNRAANEFQNSKSAAKGGNGVNGGSRTDFSAKVPPTQTGFTETSKWGAPYCTRTEPRSWAQESQGANMKSDLDPASLSVLRLNAAAEPLSKCMEPQLMHHADDEWAGMKGEDAGTDWNAPVEHWGNYEEPPVARERTPANKASAGEKESEDPAGGAGKPKKKRKKKTSEEAAQAVIMAPKPEDLSIATSKKPIISSWKGPEQKAAAATANKDKKKDGEQNLSLGPQVTPFSFLQLARHVQWEMFDLLQGGKKEDISSVMHRPERMFLLPEGNWTSSSLTFSSVCCLSCGWKAIKGFWSKHTKTKLDKMDAHETEPVMGPARRC
- the LOC119130214 gene encoding protein LYRIC-like isoform X7 — encoded protein: MAGGDWRGFALEEAEFLSGRLKDLLSSGQAYVGSHLGLDLGMKPELFPTWLILTTATVSALLLLAVTWAAVCGGGGRRRKRSILVVTPSGRGDGHPVAKTTVTKMVKLEETKKRHSKKGGEKKLQPNGQPAAAAVLVQQEVKAPRLHPDVLRKLHLPSIKTRKAPNAQLPAQVKKDQKKRKTSVKLAQQVIAHDGKETDEGAWETKVSNREKKQQRRKEKGAEPLSGSEVTHPAKGHVDSTSNVKKKKNRAANEFQNSKSAAKGGNGVNGGSRTDFSAKVPPTQTGFTETSKWGAPYCTRTEPRSWAQESQGANMKSDLDPASLSVLRLNAAAEPLSKCMEPQLMHHADDEWAGMKGEDAGTDWNAPVEHWGNYEEPPVARERTPANKASAGEKESEDPAGGAGKPKKKRKKKTSEEAAQSCRKCLSLKVL
- the LOC119130214 gene encoding protein LYRIC-like isoform X4, with product MAGGDWRGFALEEAEFLSGRLKDLLSSGQAYVGSHLGLDLGMKPELFPTWLILTTATVSALLLLAVTWAAVCGGGGRRRKRSILVVTPSGRGDGHPVAKTTVTKMVKLEETKKRHSKKGGEKKLQPNGQPAAAAVLVQQEVKAPRLHPDVLRKLHLPSIKTRKAPNAQLPAQVKKDQKKRKTSVKLAQQVIAHDGKETDEGAWETKVSNREKKQQRRKEKGAEPLSGSEVTHPAKGHVDSTSNVKKKKNRAANEFQNSKSAAKGGNGVNGGSRTDFSAKVPPTQTGFTETSKWGAPYCTRTEPRSWAQESQGANMKSDLDPASLSVLRLNAAAEPLSKCMEPQLMHHADDEWAGMKGEDAGTDWNAPVEHWGNYEEPPVARERTPANKASAGEKESEDPAGGAGKPKKKRKKKTSEEAAQAVIMAPKPEDLSIATSKKPIISSWRTRAKGSGGNSKQRQEKGWRTKSVFGTSSDPFFIPSACSTCAMGNV
- the LOC119130214 gene encoding protein LYRIC-like isoform X1, translated to MAGGDWRGFALEEAEFLSGRLKDLLSSGQAYVGSHLGLDLGMKPELFPTWLILTTATVSALLLLAVTWAAVCGGGGRRRKRSILVVTPSGRGDGHPVAKTTVTKMVKLEETKKRHSKKGGEKKLQPNGQPAAAAVLVQQEVKAPRLHPDVLRKLHLPSIKTRKAPNAQLPAQVKKDQKKRKTSVKLAQQVIAHDGKETDEGAWETKVSNREKKQQRRKEKGAEPLSGSEVTHPAKGHVDSTSNVKKKKNRAANEFQNSKSAAKGGNGVNGGSRTDFSAKVPPTQTGFTETSKWGAPYCTRTEPRSWAQESQGANMKSDLDPASLSVLRLNAAAEPLSKCMEPQLMHHADDEWAGMKGEDAGTDWNAPVEHWGNYEEPPVARERTPANKASAGEKESEDPAGGAGKPKKKRKKKTSEEAAQAVIMAPKPEDLSIATSKKPIISSWKGPEQKAAAATANKDKKKDGEQNLSLGPQVTPFSFLQLARHVQWEMFDLLQGGKKEDISSVMHRPERMFLLPEGNWTSSSLTFSSVCCLSCGWKAIKGFWSKHTKTKLDKMDAHETEPVMGPARRC
- the LOC119130214 gene encoding protein LYRIC-like isoform X5 translates to MAGGDWRGFALEEAEFLSGRLKDLLSSGQAYVGSHLGLDLGMKPELFPTWLILTTATVSALLLLAVTWAAVCGGGGRRRKRSILVVTPSGRGDGHPVAKTTVTKMVKLEETKKRHSKKGGEKKLQPNGQPAAAAVLVQQEVKAPRLHPDVLRKLHLPSIKTRKAPNAQLPAQVKKDQKKRKTSVKLAQQVIAHDGKETDEGAWETKVSNREKKQQRRKEKGAEPLSGSEVTHPAKGHVDSTSNVKKKKNRAANEFQNSKSAAKGGNGVNGGSRTDFSAKVPPTQTGFTETSKWGAPYCTRTEPRSWAQESQGANMKSDLDPASLSVLRLNAAAEPLSKCMEPQLMHHADDEWAGMKGEDAGTDWNAPVEHWGNYEEPPVARERTPANKASAGEKESEDPAGGAGKPKKKRKKKTSEEAAQAVIMAPKPEDLSIATSKKPIISSWRTRAKGSGGNSKQRQEKACSTCAMGNV
- the LOC119130214 gene encoding protein LYRIC-like isoform X8, whose amino-acid sequence is MAGGDWRGFALEEAEFLSGRLKDLLSSGQAYVGSHLGLDLGMKPELFPTWLILTTATVSALLLLAVTWAAVCGGGGRRRKRSILVVTPSGRGDGHPVAKTTVTKMVKLEETKKRHSKKGGEKKLQPNGQPAAAAVLVQQEVKAPRLHPDVLRKLHLPSIKTRKAPNAQLPAQVKKDQKKRKTSVKLAQQVIAHDGKETDEGAWETKVSNREKKQQRRKEKGAEPLSGSEVTHPAKGHVDSTSNVKKKKNRAANEFQNSKSAAKGGNGVNGGSRTDFSAKVPPTQTGFTETSKWGAPYCTRTEPRSWAQESQGANMKSDLDPASLSVLRLNAAAEPLSKCMEPQLMHHADDEWAGMKGEDAGTDWNAPVEHWGNYEEPPVARERTPANKVGLPKKMMGVDKRL
- the LOC119130214 gene encoding protein LYRIC-like isoform X2 produces the protein MAGGDWRGFALEEAEFLSGRLKDLLSSGQAYVGSHLGLDLGMKPELFPTWLILTTATVSALLLLAVTWAAVCGGGGRRRKRSILVVTPSGRGDGHPVAKTTVTKMVKLEETKKRHSKKGGEKKLQPNGQPAAAAVLVQQEVKAPRLHPDVLRKLHLPSIKTRKAPNAQLPAQVKKDQKKRKTSVKLAQQVIAHDGKETDEGAWETKVSNREKKQQRRKEKGAEPLSGSEVTHPAKGHVDSTSNVKKKKNRAANEFQNSKSAAKGGNGVNGGSRTDFSAKVPPTQTGFTETSKWGAPYCTRTEPRSWAQESQGANMKSDLDPASLSVLRLNAAAEPLSKCMEPQLMHHADDEWAGMKGEDAGTDWNAPVEHWGNYEEPPVARERTPANKASAGEKESEDPAGGAGKPKKKRKKKTSEEAAQAVIMAPKPEDLSIATSKKPIISSWKGPEQKAAAATANKDKKKLARHVQWEMFDLLQGGKKEDISSVMHRPERMFLLPEGNWTSSSLTFSSVCCLSCGWKAIKGFWSKHTKTKLDKMDAHETEPVMGPARRC